The sequence GAGGCCCTGGTGCTCACCGAACGGCTCGGCGCCCTGGAGGACAGCGCCGACCTGCTGGTCAACCGGGGCGATCACCTAGCCGGGGACGACGCGGCGGGGGCCCGTACCGCCTATGCGAACGCCGCCGCGCTGGCCCGCAGCGCCGGCAGCTCCACCTACCTGGCGGCCGCGCTGCGCGGGCTCGGTGACATCGCCCTGGAGGAGGGCGATCTGGCAGCGGCGGAGCGGCTTTACAGCGAGGCGCTGGACCGGATCGATCCGCACTGGATCAAGAGTCTGGGGCCCCGGGTGCGCACGCTCATCGGCCTCGGCCGCATCGCCGCGGCGCGGAGCCACCACGCAGAGGCGCGCAGGCGCTACCGGCAGGCCGCCGAGGTCGCCGACACGGCCGGGGCGCACGCCGCGGAGGTGCTGCGGATGGTGGGGTTGTCCGACAAGGCCGTGGAGACCGTCCTGGGGGCCGTGGCCGCGGACCGGTGAGCGCGGTCATTCCTCCTCGGTCAGCGCGGTCTTCCCTTCGCGGTGAGCGCGCGGTGAGCCCGCGGTGAGCGCTCCCGTAGAAGGTCTGCGGCATGACGAACCTCAAGGTACTGATCTCCGGCGCCTCCGTCGCCGGCCCCGCGCTCGCCTACTGGCTCCATCGGCACGGCTTCCAGGCCACCGTCGTGGAGCGCGCCCCCGCGCTGCGCGACGGCGGCTACGCCGTCGACTTCCGCGGCGAGGCCCATCTGACGGTCCTGCGCCGCATGGGCATCCTGGCCGACCTCGAGCGCGTCCGGACGGGCATGGGCTCGATGTCGTACGTCAACAGCGCGGGCAAGCCGCAGGCCAAGCTGCCCGCCGACATGTTCGCCGGGGACATCGAGATCCTGCGGGGCGACCTGGCCCGGATCCTGTACGACGCCACCAGGCAGCACACCGAGTACGTCTTCGGCGACTCCATCACCTCGCTCACCGAGGACGCCCATGGTGTGACGGTGTCCTTCGAGCACGGCGCGCCGCGCCGGTTCGACCTGGTGATCGGCGCGGACGGGCTGCACTCCACGACCCGCCGCCTGGCGTTCGGTCCGGAGGAACGGTTCGTCAAGCACCTGGGCGTGCACTGCGCGATCTTCACCACCGCCAACCACCTCGGCCTCGACCACACCGGGCACGCCTACCGCACCGCGGGCAGGCTCGTCGCGCTCCACAGCGCCCGCCACAACGCCGAGGCCAGGGCCGTCTTCTACTTCGCCGCGCCGCCGCTGGATGCGGACCGCCGTGACGTGGCGCGGCAACAGGCCATCCTCACCGAGACCTTCGCCGGCAACGGCTGG is a genomic window of Streptomyces gilvosporeus containing:
- a CDS encoding FAD-dependent monooxygenase, with protein sequence MTNLKVLISGASVAGPALAYWLHRHGFQATVVERAPALRDGGYAVDFRGEAHLTVLRRMGILADLERVRTGMGSMSYVNSAGKPQAKLPADMFAGDIEILRGDLARILYDATRQHTEYVFGDSITSLTEDAHGVTVSFEHGAPRRFDLVIGADGLHSTTRRLAFGPEERFVKHLGVHCAIFTTANHLGLDHTGHAYRTAGRLVALHSARHNAEARAVFYFAAPPLDADRRDVARQQAILTETFAGNGWESDRLLQDMRYAPDFYFDSVGQVHMDTWSRGRVALIGDAAYCPSSLSGMGSGLALVGAYVLAGELAAAHGDHRIAFERYEEEMREYAVGCQKMGDGVAKLMVPGSRALATLLNRYYKVMLYLPGKNMASKIARKAAENITLPDYRELDRR